A genomic window from Hyla sarda isolate aHylSar1 chromosome 8, aHylSar1.hap1, whole genome shotgun sequence includes:
- the LOC130284223 gene encoding nmrA-like family domain-containing protein 1: protein MSGKKVFVVFGATGAQGGSVAEALLADGTFAVRAVTRDTSKPAAVKLKEAGAEVVSADLEDEKSLEAALSGAYGAFVVTNFWEHFIKEKEIKQGKRIADVSKRLGLQIMVFSGLENVKRLTGGKLEVLHFDGKGEVEEYLRQIGVPTVSVRLPGYYENFLTFFRPQKNKDGDGYSLAVPMGEVLWDGFSVKDLGGVVVGILKSPSEYVGKDIGLSTDKLTVAQYAAILSSVTGKDIKDAKVTLKQYANFGFPGAQELASMFEFYQMIPDRDVALTLKLNPKAKNFQQWIEANKEAFKDL from the exons ATGTCTGGGAAGAAAGTCTTTGTTGTCTTTGGAGCCACGG GAGCTCAGGGGGGCTCAGTCGCTGAGGCTCTCCTGGCAGATGGCACCTTCGCGGTCAGGGCGGTGACCCGAGACACCAGCAAACCAGCAGCGGTGAAGCTGAAGGAGGCCGGAGCGGAGGTCGTGTCTGCAGATCTGGAGGATGAGAAAAGTCTGGAGGCCGCACTGAGTGGAGCTTATGGGGCGTTCGTGGTCACCAACTTCTGGGAGCATTTCATCAAGGAGAAAGAGATCAAACAG ggTAAACGGATTGCAGATGTGTCCAAGCGTCTTGGTCTGCAGATCATGGTCTTCAGTGGTTTGGagaatgtgaagagactgaccgGGGGGAAGCTGGAGGTGCTGCATTTTGATGGGAAAGGAGAGGTTGAAGAATATTTAAGACAGATCGGGGTCCCCACAGTCAGTGTCCGGCTCCCCGGTTACTACGAGAACTTTCTGACCTTCTTCAGGCCCCAGAAGAACAAGGACGGTGATGGCTACAGTTTAG CTGTCCCGATGGGTGAGGTCCTTTGGGACGGGTTTTCTGTAAAGGATTTGGGCGGTGTGGTTGTTGGCATCCTGAAGTCCCCATCAGAGTACGTGGGCAAGGACATCGGACTCAGCACAGATAAGCTGACAGTGGCGCAGTACGCAGCCATATTGTCCAGCGTCACCGGCAAGGACATCAAAGACGCCAAG GTCACCCTCAAACAGTATGCCAACTTTGGCTTCCCCGGAGCACAAGAACTGGCCAGCATGTTCGAGTTCTACCAGATGATCCCTGACCGGGACGTGGCGCTCACCCTAAAGCTCAACCCTAAGGCCAAGAATTTCCAGCAATGGATTGAGGCGAACAAGGAGGCGTTCAAGGATTTGTGA